tgtgcatctcgagacaaaacaacggcattgatatattttaaaatatttctgggcaagttatattcagttaagacaggtcactcattcattttagtccgggactagccttaagcctcgtctgtgaaactgggccaaaGTGTAGGTGCTGTCATTGGCAACCTGAAACAGAGgccatatttgtgttttttgtcaaAGGCCTGAgagcatttattttcaataatacataaatcaataaatcattttcatgtttgtgtatacaataaatacattacaaAATAGCCTTTCAGTAGCCCATGTCTTTGGTCTTCTAATGTGAACACAAAACTTCATATAAGTCTTAAGTGTATCTTTATTTTGACTTTCATGAACTGTTAATTAATTCAGAATGAATGATGTATAGCAAACATGTAAGAAAGAATCAGAATCGATTCAGAACTTTTAAGTCTTGAACACACTGCTGACTCTTTAGTGACCACTAGTGGTTAAGGTTAATCTGCACCTGAAAGGAGATGAGAAACAAAAGGTGATCAAGTGAAATTTGGCGTCACTGGCGTGTTCGACGGGCTGCGCAGACAGATCGGGATTTGACATCGAAGAATCGCGAGAGCGACCGGTCAACATCTCTCTCGCGACACTCGATTTCATttgccgatcggtctgcgcagagcaACATTAGGTCAAACTCGCCCATTATTAGCCTAAAAAGAGAGACCCACACTGAAGAATTTCGTCCTCGTGTTTGTAAACGAAGAGAAGCTTCAAGAAGGGGTGAGTCGACTGAAAGCAGTATTAAAAATAATGTGTAAAGTTGTTTATCATCTCTGTAAATGTTATTGCTGGGGTGTTGCTCTTTCAAAGATCAGgccccggttgcataaagcaccttaagtttttcccttaagtatgacacttaaggggtgattttcctttaccaaagacaataggagaataacttaagtaaaacttaaggtatacttaaggacacacttaagggaaaattacacttaaggtgctttatgcaaccgggcccaggaGATTAacgctgccttcacgtgctctcggaaattcgataattcccacttcaacccggaagtaACGTCTTAAAGTTACTAATGATTTCGTTTTCTAACTTGTTCTAATACGTGTACAACGGATGGCCATTGCAGAGATACAATAATCTAGAGTTTCTGTAAATGACACTGTTTGAGCTCTTCAGTAATGGCTATATTTATACAAGCACATCTCGTGATAAAACTGTGACATGTGTTGATTATAAAACCTCAAACACACGCTTTGTGTTGGTTATCTGTAATCACTACTTGTAGTTTACAGTAAATGATGCCATTGCGGCTTTAATCAGAGAATCGATCTGCGTTTGACCTGATTATGCATTTTACTCATCTCTGAAAGTGTGCGCGTGTGGAATTTATGCACTATTTCTATCGTAAGAATTCTCCATATTTGATCTGTATTCAGTTTTTCCTGAAAAAAAGacatgtctccattagagtttcagaagagatctcaccAATGTCACAAaccgagctcagatttgtcaagtctgcaatcaaaagacactattattaaaaaattaaaatatcattTCAATATAAACCCAAACAATCTCATCCAATGTACAATAATCCAGATTATATTACCTCTTCATGTATTTGAACAATTACAgtatcatttgtttttatttctcctcagcaattttaggagaaacaactGAGAATATATTGATACttactataaataaaaaacaactgcaaCTATAAAAGAGAGTTATTATGAAGGTACCTGCATGCCGATAACACAACGTATTTTTGTGTtcttatacaattattttttaaattgtgttttgcTTGAATTTTTACTGgttctttatgaagtttaaaatcacatcactttttttttacaatcgaCAGtactcacaaaaacaaaaaaatattttcacacatttacacatttcagtATTATGACTCGTatgcagaaatgacaaggtactgacataacactgagctcaaaacaacagtttaacataacagcAGCGGTGAagtctagttttttgtagtgagtATGCTCCGATTCCCATTATGAACCACAAATCTTTCTATTACAAAATTTAATCAAATGTCTTGAGCATTAATGGGTGTTTTATTGATTCCCATCTGCATCTGCTTGTCACTAATAACTCGATTTTTAGCCTAgttttcacacactgggtcACACTTAGTTATGAGTGCAAGTTGCGCCTATTATTGACATTGACAGTTAACTATAATAATcaacaatgaacatttgtgcagttttatcaagcacCCGTTACACTTATAGATGCTGGCAGTGTCTCTAGACTGCCTTTCACAAGGCTGGCCAGGAGTTCTCATCTcttatcatctaaaacaattatatacatTATAGTATAAGTtatctctccctttctccctcCGTTATTGATTCACCACACAAACAAATGTTAGTGAAGTTAGCTAGttagatacaatttaatatgccaacaatccCCTTACAAATatgttaatgataacaaatatgcctgttttatgaaagaatacACAGTGGTTTAAAAAGTGGGGGCGAGTGGTCAGCAGAAGAAGAGAAAGTTTAATATACCGGCGAACAGAGAATAGCTTCAGGGGCAGGCTTACGAAAACACTGAAATAGTGTAGTTTAAATGCCTGTCCTGATCATGATCTCCTTTGGTTTCATATCTCCCGGTTGCACCAATGATCCATATGTCAGTGAGTTGCACTTTTCTGACACAAAACGATGTTGTTAAGTATCCTCACGCTTTTTAAGTGGGTATACGGAAATCCTTGATCTTTTCTAGTGGGTATACGGCGTATACCTGCGTATcacgtagactacaccactgcatAACAGTTACTTAAAATGAGTTGTCCAAAACTTcagaaatgtacatttgatcatttttgtcttttgtgactaatactgtcctcacgaaccaagttTCAGACGTAGTCACGACTCATGCATTATCACTTCATCCCACCAAATTTCTTGAATTTTCTGACAATGACAACcggaatttttttttcttaaatatgtgaaaatttgtatagtttttgttcaaaatttacttgagctaaatatacactaaaacattgataccacataaaatgaatattaccacaataattagcaccacagaattgtacaagaactataaaaaggttgTGCGAAAAAATTTTGTTACACTGTATAATGAATCAGATCTCAGTTCATCAATAGCCCTATTCACACGGGATTAgtgttacctggggacctctagtcatttgtaataattgcagaggtcgtctgtgatcttaatcccgtgcgaatcggccatgtctgtaatttgtaaagtaaaaattcccccgcaaatgacctaccatattttgacgaacaccgaggtcctgtgataacattagtcccgtgcgaatcggcatctctgtgatttggcgggctcatatatcatttttcaaggttttatccaccggttgcaaataatggaggctgttttgaagtgtttgatattatttcgggtgctgggtcatatccatacctgccaacactgtcgttttggccgggagtctcccgttttgttatttctcatggaaactcgtaacatttgagacccacgATCGCGATCCGGACAGATCACTGCGATCGCGGGTCTAAAATGTCACGAGTTTCCCTgagggtctcaaatgctgacaggtacgggcatatatcattatacaccatacaactataggctatacaatctatacgcaaagccttacCATCACATCacggaaataagtccgtaaatttgagtaaaatcacttATCCTGTgtgaatgcgccacatgaaatacagatgtggggaggtaactTCTAAaccacacgaggtccccagataatactaatcccgtgcgaatagggcgaatgaaatgtttctttgttcttcCGTTACAGCTGACGGATGCTTCACACATCTCGTCATTCAATGAAACCCTTATTCTTCAGCATAATCCTCCTGCTCGTGTCCTACAAATGTGTTGGTGATCATGTCCTCACATATTTAGCTGTCGCCGTCAGCATTCTGCTCTTGGTTGGCATGCTGACACATACACAAAATGGTTTATCGGATGGATTTGGCTATGCGGTGCTGGTCACTGGCTGTGACAGTGGATTCGGGCATCATCTTGCTAAGAAACTGGACGGCATGGGTTTCACTGTGTTTGCTGGATGTTTATGCCCTGAGGGTGCCGGAGCCCAGCGTCTGGTTGATGAAGGTTCAGAACGTATGAAGATTCTACAGCTGGATGTGACCAAAGATGAACATGTAAAGTTGGCTAGGGACTTTGTCAAGTCAAATTTGCCAGAGAAAGGTAACTGGAGTTGGTTTTTTTGGAGCGCTGTGGTGTTTTGAAAAGAAATGTTGTAATTGTCTGTTTCTTCAGGTCTTTATGCCGTTGTAAACAACGCAGGAGTCAGTGACTGGGGAGAAATCGAATGGAGCACAGCCCAAGACTTTCAGAGGATGGTTGATGTTAACTTAGTGGGTCCCATCAGAGTCACCGTTGCGTTCTTGTCAATGGTCAGGGCAACCAAAGGTATTTCAATAACATCTCATCACATGCTTAAATCGTTGTTTGGAAATTATTTAGTGACTTTATTGATAATTCAACACTGCATTTCATTTTCAGGCCGTATGTTGTTCGTGTCAAGtatcttttcatttttcaattgtCTGAATATGGGAGCATACAGTGTGTCCAAGCGAGGACTGGAGGCGTTTGCCGACTGTTTAAGAGTAGAGATGGCCAGCTTTGGAGTTAAGGTAATAGCtggttctttttttaaaataaaggagGTAATAAAAGAATACTTCGCCTAAGAATGAACATTctcttatcatttactcaccctcatgccattccggatccatatgacttcctttcttcggTTGTACacaaatgaatcattttatattaaaatgcaattatCTCATACAATGCTAACATGCATCATATATCGTTACTATCACTTACATCTACGATGGCATGGAAGTcatttaaatgatgagagaattgggtgaactattactttaatggTTGTGGCGCATTCATGATGCTTTGAAACGTGCTAATTTTACTACAATTTATATCCTGTTTTTTAGGTCAGTATTATTCAACCTGGAAATTTTGGCGCTGCCACAAACATTCTAAGCAAGAAAACCTCACAGGACATTTGGAACGAGTTTGATGGTGCACGTAAACTTACCTTCAGCCAGAAATACATTGAAATGGCGTGCGACTATTTCCAGTCGACGTGCTCTTTAGGATTTAAGGATTCCACCATGGTCATCGATGCCATGTTACACGCTCTCACCTCTCCCAAACCTCGAACCCGATACCTGCTTGTGTCATCAATGGATTGGTGTTTTTTCTACTTCTTCCCTTTTCTGCCCACGTACGTCACAGATGCTGTGTTTAATCTGAGCTCCATGTATCACAAACGTGAAGTTATGCTGTattcataaataataaagacaaatattgaaaaaatattgttaggGTGGGTGTCGGTGTAAATTAGTCCATATAAAAtagtctttttttgttttgttttgtaagacTTTTTTAAAGCGTACATGGGAATGGGGaattgatgttgttttgttaaatgttgTCATGTATGTCATGTATTCCTCAGCTGTAGGACGAGGAAATGTGTCAGTCTTCATTTAAATAGGTAAATCGACAGTACCAAGAGAGAAGTCAGCAGGATTTTCCCTCTGTAATGTATCCTGCAAATGAGTAAACCACAATTTCAGgtatatttactgtagataATTATCATTTTACTTACATCTCGACATGTGCAGATTAAGACAAAGCAGAAGTGTGTACTTACTAAGACAAGTTTTGCAAAGAGAGGCCCTCCTTTCTAACCACAAGGCCAAAAGTCCCCGTCTGACACTTCGGATCACTTTCATAtctaaaaatctgaaaaatacTACTTAACAAACCTATTCACATACCTTACAGCTTATCTCATAAAACCTTTACTTTATGTGGTGTGACATTTAACATAACGCAGATAAACATGATTGACAGAAACATAACAAGgacattttatttatctttattgttacatttctaATCTAATTGTTgtgaaaatgaatattaacatataCAAGCTAAGGGCATTTTTACCACATTCCCAGATCAAAGCAAGCATTCTTAGACATTTGGTTCTCTAAAAGTTATCAAAACATTCTTCAACTAATGTAAAAGCATTTTATCCAAATTATATGTCATtggtaaatgttttaaaaacataagactattaattaaagaaaatatttcataaatgttATACATGAAAGAATATATACAGAATATTGTATAGACAGACAgagtaatattaataatactcCTGATAATGCTGATAAGATGCTTTGAAATGTacacatgcactgtaaaaaaagtaattttacagatttttactgTTATTTCTATTCTATAATGTCAAAAAAAATtgtggaattttactgtttttgtaaaatatggtcaaaaaccataaaataacagaaaaagacTTCAAATTTACAAGAGAAATGCACTGTTAAAAAAGAGAGgagtcaacttaaaataataaggcaacCTATCACAAGCACGTTTTTGAGTTAACTCAACAAACAGAGACTGAAGTCCGTCcaacttaaaaaatgatgttcaagtcattagttgtcacaacatagtcaagtttatctaatgaacaacagaacaaaatattttttgttggctgaacataaatacAGAATATAAATTGgctatttaaaaataaagaaatatatttgtcttCCACTACACTTGATCaaataactgtttaaacagtttgtgttgagtGCATTTATACCATCTTTGGCATTGTGtcatgcacttacacctcaacattgaacacacaaccctcaaccatggtaacaatcaaaacccatcattcataaaaaaaactCTGAACACAACAGATAACTAACAGTAAAGCATAAATTAcgccagcaagaactaaaacactaatctttaaaagaaaaacaaataagaaacacagaattgaacatgctgcagtgcatcttgggaactttcaaactcttgcaatGTTGTTTGTTCAAAATACACTGTTTGGTAAGTTGAGCAAACTTTCTGACGCATTTTGGCCCAAAACTTGAGAATCTAAGGcaaattttgtttagtttatgcaaaacaatcatttgactcctttaactaaaaattctatgttcaagttacttatttatctttgtagggagaacattttgcaagttggattttttttacagtgtggggaAACGTTTAATTTTACgggaaaacttttattttacggTTATTTCTGACaccatttctgtttttttactgcattttttttgttacaggttatttttttaaatacggtcaaaaaaagatcgtaaatttacaagaaagccgtggaaaatatgtaattttacaggaaagaTTTCTTTTACAGTGTGGGTTACAATGAAGCATTTTGAATAGAACACATCAGAAAATAATGCTGACATACACagacaaagataaaaaaaaacttgtttaaagTAACAAGCAGAGCCCTCTTTTTAGTCAGCCATACACAAACATTAGCCAACAAACCTCAAATCAGTGCAATCTTACGGAAAACTATACTCAAACGCTTACTGTATATCACATTGTAAATGACGATGGGTTATCATGACTGGACCCAACGACGGTTTTAGCTGACATGTACAGGTCGGAGGTCTGCTGCGAGGAGCGCCTGGAGTAGAAGTACCTTTGTCCCAGACACCTTACGTCCTTCAGGATCTGACAAAAATGCCCCCTGAATTGAACTCCGATGAAAGCGTAGAGGATGGGATTCAAGCAGCACTGAAGGTAGGCCACGCTCCTGCTGATGGACAACGTCATCAACGTGTCTTGCTCTTCCTTACAATCCCTAGGTTGGAACAGTTTAGTGGTGTGGACAAGAAGTACCACATTGTACGGCAGATGGCAAAATACGAACACAAAGACCACGGTGAGCACAACGCGCACCGCCTTGTGCTTCTGGAAGTTCTTGGCTTTCAGAAGAGTCACCATGATGCAAGAATAACAGAACATCATGACCATCAGGGGCACCAAGAACCCCACGAGCATCTGTGTGCTGGGAATCAGAATCTTCATCACCTtagcattatagtttccatAATACACAGACATGCATTCGTTGACGTCCATGTCGTCAACCTGTTCGTAATATATGAATGTGGGCAAAGACAAGACCAAAGCCAGCAGCCATATTGCTGTGCAGATGAGACGACTGTACACCTGAACTCGCCGTCGGATCTGAATGGAGCGTCTGGCTTGGACAATGGCTATGTAGCGATCGCCGCTGATGCATGCCAACAGAAGCGTGCTGCTGTATAAGTTGATACTGTACGCTCCGTTCAGCAGCTTGCAGGCCCACGTGCCCATATCCCAGTTGTGCCTTTCGTTGTAGATGATCAACGGTAGGGCGACGACGAAGAGAAGATCGGCCAGCGCCACGTTCACCAGGTAGATGTCTGTCATGGTTTTTGCCTTCTTGTACAAGGCATACGTGATGAGTACCAAAAGGTTTCCCATCAGGCCGAGTACACAGATCAGAGAGTAGATGTAGGTTTGGATGACCACCTCATTCTCAAGGCTCCCTCTCAGGTCACAAGGCTCGTAGTCATAATCCTCAGAAGTCCCCAGTAAAGAGTCGTTATACGTGTAGTCACTCATAACTGTTCTTTCCTGAAGGAAGCAGGAATGTGAATGAATACACCGGTAAAAACTAGTACGGTATACCTCCAACGGTTTATGCAAAGAACACAGGCTCAACGCATAATGCGAGAGGGAAGCAATGCAAATCAACATTTATGCACCGTGCATGTTTATGCACCGTGCATGTTTCTGTATAGATAACAGATGTGATAAGGACACCACAGGCATCTCTGTAAAAGACGGAAGGCGTCTGGTCTTGATGACTTGATGGTGTTCAAACTAATTTTGGTTTTACAGCTCTGCAGAATGTGGCCATTATCTCAACCAACTGGCAACTTTTATCCTTTTAATCCATTATATACA
This genomic window from Triplophysa rosa linkage group LG10, Trosa_1v2, whole genome shotgun sequence contains:
- the LOC130560488 gene encoding C-C chemokine receptor type 6-like, which encodes MSDYTYNDSLLGTSEDYDYEPCDLRGSLENEVVIQTYIYSLICVLGLMGNLLVLITYALYKKAKTMTDIYLVNVALADLLFVVALPLIIYNERHNWDMGTWACKLLNGAYSINLYSSTLLLACISGDRYIAIVQARRSIQIRRRVQVYSRLICTAIWLLALVLSLPTFIYYEQVDDMDVNECMSVYYGNYNAKVMKILIPSTQMLVGFLVPLMVMMFCYSCIMVTLLKAKNFQKHKAVRVVLTVVFVFVFCHLPYNVVLLVHTTKLFQPRDCKEEQDTLMTLSISRSVAYLQCCLNPILYAFIGVQFRGHFCQILKDVRCLGQRYFYSRRSSQQTSDLYMSAKTVVGSSHDNPSSFTM
- the zgc:113142 gene encoding D-beta-hydroxybutyrate dehydrogenase, mitochondrial; protein product: MLHTSRHSMKPLFFSIILLLVSYKCVGDHVLTYLAVAVSILLLVGMLTHTQNGLSDGFGYAVLVTGCDSGFGHHLAKKLDGMGFTVFAGCLCPEGAGAQRLVDEGSERMKILQLDVTKDEHVKLARDFVKSNLPEKGLYAVVNNAGVSDWGEIEWSTAQDFQRMVDVNLVGPIRVTVAFLSMVRATKGRMLFVSSIFSFFNCLNMGAYSVSKRGLEAFADCLRVEMASFGVKVSIIQPGNFGAATNILSKKTSQDIWNEFDGARKLTFSQKYIEMACDYFQSTCSLGFKDSTMVIDAMLHALTSPKPRTRYLLVSSMDWCFFYFFPFLPTYVTDAVFNLSSMYHKREVMLYS